In Brachybacterium saurashtrense, the genomic stretch ACCAGGCGCTCACCTATGACGGCATGCCCTTCACCTCAGTGCTGAAGGCGGTGCCGGAGCTCGCCGAGACCACGGTGCTGCTCGGCGGCGTGGCGAAGTCCTTCGCGATGACGGGGTGGCGCGTGGGCTGGATGGTGGGCCCGGCCGACGTCATCAAGGCGGCCACCAATCTCCAGTCCCACCTCACCTCGCACGTGAACAACATCGCCCAGCAAGCGGCGCTGGCGGCTCTCACCGGGTCCACCGCGCCGGTCGAGGAGATGCGCGAGGCCTTCGACCGGCGCCGACGCCTCATCGTGGAGAAGCTCTCCGAGGTGCCCGGCTTCACGGTGCCCACCCCCACCGGCGCGTTCTACGCCTTCCCGGACGTCTCCGGCGTGCTGGGCCGCACGATCCGCGGCCGCGAGATCACCTCCTCCACGGAGCTGGCCACCGTGATCCTCGAGGAGGCGGAGGTCGCCGCCGTGCCCGGCGAGGCCTTCGGGGCGCCGGGCCACCTGCGCTTCTCCTACGCCCTGAACGACGACGACATCGTCGAGGGCATCGGCCGGGTGGCCGCGCTGCTGTCCGAGTGACCGCCGCCGATGAGTGACCGCCGCCCATGAGCGGGCAGGATGGGCGGCGCCGCGATCTCGCGGCGCTGCCCAAGGCGCACCTCCACCTGCACTTCACGGGCTCGATGCGCCCCTCCACGCTGGTGGAGCTGGCCGACGAGCGCGGGATCCGCCTGCCCCGCTCCCTCACCGACGACGTGGCCCTGCAGGTGGAGCCCACCCGGCGCGGCTGGTTTCGGTTCCAGCGGCAGTACGACGCTGCCCGCGCGGTGGTGGACTCCGAGGCGGCGATGCGGCGGATCCTCCACGAGGCCGCGGAGGACGACGCCGCCGAGGGCTCGGGCCGCCTCGAGCTGCAGGTGGACCCCACCAGCTACGCCCCCTTCGCGGGCGGCCTCACCCCGGCGATCGAGATCGTGCTCGACCAGGCCGCGATCTCGGAGCGGGAGACGGGCGTGAGCATCGGGATCGTCCTCGCCGCCTCCCGCACCCGCCACCCGCTCGACGCCCGCACCCTCGCCCGGCTCGCGGCCCGCCACGCCGGGCCCGTGGTCGGGTTCGGGCTCTCCAACGACGAACGACGCGGCACCACCGCCGAGTTCGGGCCCGCGTTCCGGATCGCCCGGGAGGCGGGGCTGCTGTCGGTGCCGCACGGCGGGGAGCTTCTGGGCCCCGCGCACGTGCAGGACGTGCTCGCGCATCTCCATCCGCACCGGTTGGGTCACGGGGTGCGCGCCGCGGAGGATCCCCACCTGCTGGAGCGGGTGGTGGCGGCTGGCGTGGGCCTGGAGGTGTGCCCCGCCTCGAACGCCTCCCTCGGCGTGGTGAGGGATCCCGGCGAGGTGCCGCTGCGGCGCCTGCTGGACGCGGGCGCGCAGATCGCGCTGGGGGCCGACGATCCGCTGCTGTTCGGCTCGCGCCTGCTGGACCAGTACGCCACCGCGCGGGCGATGGGGCTGGACGACGAGGAGCTCGCAGGACTGGCCGCGAGCTCGATCCGGATCTCCGCGGCGCCACCCGCGGTGGCGCGGAGGCTGCTGGCCGGGGTGCGTGACTGGCTGGGGACTCCCCCGTCGGCCGACGGGGCGGACGACGCCTCCGCTCCCGCCGGGCGGGCCGGAGGGCGCTGAGCGCCGGGGCTCAGCGGTCCTGGCCGGCGCCCTCCGAGGGAAGCGCGAGGAAGAACTCCGGCGCGTCGAAGCCCTGCTCGGCGAAGGCGGCCGCGATCGCCGCGGCGACGTCTTGGGCGGCCTGGGCCTCGACCAGGGCGATGGTGGAGCCGCCGAAGCCGCCGCCGGTCATCCGGGCGCCGTGCGCCCCGGCCGCGCGCGCCGCCTCCACGGCCACGTCGAGCTGCGGCACCGTGACCTGGTAGTCCACGCGCAGGGAGTCGTGGGAGGCGTTCAGCAGGGCGCCCAGCTCCGTGACGTGCTCGCGCACGGTGCCGGCCGCCAGCAGCGCGTCCACCTCGCGCACCCGCTGGATCTCGGTGATCACGTGGTGGGCGCGGCGGCGCACCACCTCGTCCTCGATGCCGGCCAGCAGCGTCTCCAGCCCGGCGGGATCCGCCTCGCGCAGGGTGGACAGGCCCAGGGCCTGCGCGGCGCGCTCGCTGTCGGCGCGGCGGGCGGTGTACTCGCCGTCCACGTGGGAGTGCTCGGCGCGGGTGTTCGTGATCAGCAGCGCCAGCCCCTGGGAGGCGAGGTCCCAGGGCACCGGGCGGGTGGTCATGTCGCGGCAGTCCAGCAGCAGCGCATGCCCCTCGCGGGCGAGCACCGCGGCGGACTGGTCGAGCCCGCCGGTGGAGGCGCCGGCGAACTCGGTCTCCGCGGTGATCGCGGCGCGCACCCGGTCCAGCGGCTCGGTGCCGAGCGTGAGCAGCGCCTCGATC encodes the following:
- a CDS encoding adenosine deaminase; protein product: MSGQDGRRRDLAALPKAHLHLHFTGSMRPSTLVELADERGIRLPRSLTDDVALQVEPTRRGWFRFQRQYDAARAVVDSEAAMRRILHEAAEDDAAEGSGRLELQVDPTSYAPFAGGLTPAIEIVLDQAAISERETGVSIGIVLAASRTRHPLDARTLARLAARHAGPVVGFGLSNDERRGTTAEFGPAFRIAREAGLLSVPHGGELLGPAHVQDVLAHLHPHRLGHGVRAAEDPHLLERVVAAGVGLEVCPASNASLGVVRDPGEVPLRRLLDAGAQIALGADDPLLFGSRLLDQYATARAMGLDDEELAGLAASSIRISAAPPAVARRLLAGVRDWLGTPPSADGADDASAPAGRAGGR
- the galK gene encoding galactokinase yields the protein MTRADVATPARSSADDPGSAGAALSSAPDRAEAAERAAARFEESFGYEPDGVWSAPGRVNIIGEHVDYQDGLCLPMAISHRCFAAAARTPTDRLRVRSAQNETVLDIDARELAPGVVTGWPAYVAGVLWALRSRISGAATRGMDIMIDGQVPLGAGLSSSAALECAVAEAIEALLTLGTEPLDRVRAAITAETEFAGASTGGLDQSAAVLAREGHALLLDCRDMTTRPVPWDLASQGLALLITNTRAEHSHVDGEYTARRADSERAAQALGLSTLREADPAGLETLLAGIEDEVVRRRAHHVITEIQRVREVDALLAAGTVREHVTELGALLNASHDSLRVDYQVTVPQLDVAVEAARAAGAHGARMTGGGFGGSTIALVEAQAAQDVAAAIAAAFAEQGFDAPEFFLALPSEGAGQDR